GCTTGTTTCAGCATATGTACAGTTGTAATTTTCCCCGTTCTATATCGAATCACAGGATTGTATAGGATTTCTTGGCACCATTATTGAATAAAGTCAAGCTGCTGGCTAATTGACGTTTTTGCTTGTGTTAACTGTTTAACTTGTCTTGTGTCATTTGCAAGTTGCTCAACTTTCAATTCTGTGATTGACACTGGGAGTCTTACAACAGAGGTGCCCAAACAATTACCCATATGAAGGACGATGGGCTGAAATGAAACCGTTCTTTTAGTAACTAAAGAGGTTTGAAATCTTTCTCTAAAATTTCTATATGCGTTTAATGCAGAAGAAAATGATGCAACAAAAAGCAAAATTAGAAATAGAGGTGTTAAAACAATACTACATAGTCAGGGTTCTATTGAGAACAACCCCAATAAATATGCCCATGTTCCATTCATAGGGCTGCCATAGAATCCtctttggggggaaaaaaaggataATGAACATACAAATACAGGAGCTACAGCCCCTAATGATACAAAGATAATTAGGAAATTAAGATatgcaattttattaaattaatccaCATACATTCTCTACAtttcaaagcaaaaataaaGAGTTTCTTAAAATGCAACCCAATTTTTCCAGCCTTGTTATATAAGCTATATGGCAAAATCAGTGGTTTGGGTATCTACTATTTTAAATCCGGAACTAGatcaaaaaacaattttaaaatgacttctGTTATGCTGTAGTGGTAGATTCTGAGTTATTACAAAAGACATGTATGTAGACCTTACTGTTTGGTgaggtttttctttttaataggAAGTTTAAGtttcatattcattatattagcTGTTTGACTTGCAGGAAGGAAGTAATTCCGAATTTTACAACAAAAGCAGAtgattaaatgtttatatagtcCTATAGGGTTAAGTGAATGAAGTTAAAATCTTTTTAGCCTTCATACAAGGTAAGGCCCTTGAGTtttcaaaagcaaaaaaaaaaaaagagtattttACTTTAGAATGTTAGAATATCTCTGTTACAGTGTTTCCTCAATAATATAACCTGCGAAATGAGGCCAAACATGGCACAATTAAGACAAAAGTTATGCTAAATGACAGATCATGGTAAAAGTGCATTTGTGTGAGCTTGCTCAGATGTGTATTGGAAGCACAAATGCCTCCGTTTTTGTGAAGACGGTGTGTCTGACATCCGCATGTGAAAGCGATGATGTGAATTGTCTTTTAAATCCTTGATAAGCACATGAAAGTGTCTTTAGCATTAGTATAGAGAATGCCAAATGCATCACAATACTGTAGTGTTAAGCTTCACACCTACTTAGCCCTGCAATTATTCAGGCTGATCTTTAATGTTCTGCAGATGTACACTTTAACTGCTTATCCAGTTTTGTTGTTATCATTTGTAACCAAACCAGCTATCTAGACTTTATGTTGCGCACCCATAGAATTATGTATACAAAGTAGATTTGCTGATGTGCACAATATCACTGGTTCTGGTAGCTGCAAAGAAAGCCTAAATAATGACCCCATTTTTGATAATGAGCTGCTTTGAGTTTCGTAATGCCATAAAACCATATATTTTGCTTTCATAATGGTCACACTTCTTTTTTAACAAATCAAATATAGTTTATTTGaactgaaatatttaaacattttatttaaatatttaacccCAGTCCTGCTGTGtgaattgtaaaaaaacaaaagtttcaCATTGTGTGCAGATACATGGAAAGATTTTATTTgtacaaaaacctttatttcaaGAGCATTTAAGAAcatgaaatactatttaaaataagtgtttcaaTCAGAAAACTAAATCCTAATAAACAACTGTTTGCCATTAATCTATcaatgtttctttaaaaaatccaACATCACCCTTTTATACACAACATTTAGATGAGAACATTATAAGTTCTTTTCATGTCAGATGACCAAAGGTTTGAACACCTCTATcactagttttgttttttttcccccatgggAATCCCTAAATATGCATAATAGAACTGCTCAGCATTGTAAAATGCCACATAGTTTTCTGATCCACTTCtaaaaacaaactgaatcacaCTTGTAGAAATCATCCAGAAACAACACTTTTTGGGTTTTCAGAGCCACTCGAGTGCAATGGTAACAGGCTTTGAAAATGATCAGTCACTCTTCTCTTCGTGCTGGTAGTGTCGGTATTCTGGTTTGAGCTCCCAGGTGTTCTTGTGGGTGCCTTTGACATTGTATATGCCAATGTCTCGAAGAATCTCCTTCAGGTAAATCTAGAAATTAAGAAAGGAAGATTTTAGAGGTAGCCTTGTAGCCCTGCATCGTGGGACTCTCGTGACTGACACCAAAGAGAAagtcatttgttttctttgcgcacaaaaagtattctcgtagcttcataaaactaaagttgaaccactgatgtcacatggactattttaacgatgtccttactacccttctgggccttgaacgtggtagttgcattgcATGGTCAGAAAgttcttggatttcatcaaaaatatcttaatttgtgttctgaagatgaacgaaggtcttaagggtttggaacgacatgagggtgagcaattaatgacagaattttcatttttgggtgaactattaacTATAAcctttaagcagcaaatcaacattagaatgatttctaaaggatcatgtgacactgaagactgggagTAATGgacttaccaaccccaaacctcTGAACAGTAGTGTTGTATGTGTGTTATTATGTAATGTAACTCACCACTGGCTGTTTTGTGATGTCCACCAGATCTTTAATGTTATAAAACTGGTGTTTCTCAAAAGCAGAGAACAGCATGTCCAGCACCTGCTGTTTATCTGCTCGTGCCCTCTTCCCTTCTTCTTTCTTCCTCTTTTCATAGTCCAGCTGACgaaaaaaaaggaacaaagaGAGTGTGCATTAACAATCAACCGCATATCACGTACTTCAGACATCTGATGGATGATGCAAAAGCTTGACTTACATTATAAGAGTGATTAGCCACAGGTTTGTAGTTCGTGGTAACTGCTTTGTCGAGCTGTTGAGAGAACCTGAGGGGTTTCGATAACTCTTCGATCTGCAGTCtgcaaaaaaacacaacatacGTTAATATATAGAGTTCTAGCTATGAGCATATTAAAGTTTATGCATCAgacatcacaaaaaaaaaaagaatttgtgTGGACCTGTACAGACATGAAATCAATTTTTCCATCTCATTTTAAGTTAAGAGTTGCTCTCTATATAGAGTTTTTGGCTCACAAATTAATCACTTATGAGTTTCCATGACAATTATAATGCTGTTTGTGCAGGCAGCTCACTACATTTTGGATCAGAGCTAGTGTGTGCATATGTGAACATACTTCTTCAGCTTCATATAGTTTTCACTGACGGCCGGTCTGCATTCAGCTCTCTGCACCACCACTCCTTCTAGTGCAATTTTAtctttgtgaaaaaaaagagacattaAATGACAGTTGTAACTATGCAACTGCTGCTGCAACACACAGCCCGTTACTGCTCAGTCATTACATCAGCAGTGAGAGGCGCATTCTGTACATTCGCTGCTCCAGGCTGTGGAATTCTCAATACACCAATTCTTTAAAATTAGGCCATAGAAAGCATTTATAATTGCTGTTTTGTTGACTGAGCGTCAAATCAATGGCCATTAACAGTACAAGGCTTGACGTGGTCCTTCCTGGACCTACACTCAAGCAGGGGGAGACGGTGAGCACTCACCTGGGCCTGTACCTGTACCTGAGCCGCCGGCCTCGGCATCTGACTGCCCTACGAGAGGGATGGCAACATGAGAACAGGGGGGAGTACATGCCAAAGAAAACACGGCAGGCCAATCCTCACGGCAGCTTCTTACACAGCAGTCAGCGAAAGCAAACGCACAAATAGACACAAACCACGCAGATATGACCAACAAGCCACACTGAACCTCTGATCAGTCAGTTCATGAGTTAGCTGAGGAAACTGATCTAAATTAATCCAAAAACCACAAACCAAAGGTACCATCATCAAGGATGTGGAGATTCATCTAAATCAGtggatttatctttttttttattttttttttaaaggaagaaattaatacttgcATTAAATTAGTAatgagatgcattaaattgatcaaaagtgacagtaaagacttttaacattgttacttttttaaaaaactttttattctttatcctgaaaacaaaaatactaaataataaataaaaccaaatgtaataaattcaaccaaaaatattaagcagcgcaactgtttgttatcattgataataagaatGGATGcttaattcagctttgccatcgatttaaaatcattacaatttaaaaaaaaatattattttaatacaagaaaattgtaataatatttcacaaaatagtgtatatttgatcaaataaatgcagcatttaaaaaaaataaaataaaaatcattcagCCCCATTTTTGAATAACTGGTCCCAGGACACTTAACAGAAGAGAAGTGACCAGGCTTTGAAACGCAAGCACATTCACAACAACTAAAGAAATCCTCACTGTCACTACAAAAGAATTAAAATAACGTGAATTAGCATGGCAACTATACAGAGTTGGTCATGCACACATAACACCCAAGCTACACAACACAACTCCATGTTAATCAAGGAATAATTAAGGCAGTGAgcagatttggttttcaaaatcAGTGATATTTGAAGGCCCATTCTACTGTCTTCTACCATTAAAACACCACAATCACAAACACTGATTGAGAGGTTAGCAACTGCAAAAGCTTAAGAGACCAGATGAAAGCTATTACAACCTAATATCTGATTCATCTCACACAACAGACaaagagcagagagagaaaCTGAATAGAACTGGAGGAAGAGAGTATGAGGCAACTGAAGTATATACAGGAAATCCCAGAGATGGCACGAAATGACTTACCCAAATGAGCTGTTTGAAAGCAAAAGTTCAGTTAACAGGAAAAAACTATGatactttataataactttatAGTAAGTCTTAGCATGGCAGTTTACACATTCAGAAACGATTAACATTTTCTTGATCACAGATGGCACAAAAtcttttcaacacatttaatgAATGGCTatgctattttaaatttataacaCTTGTCAAATAGGTTTGAGGTTAATTTACCTAATTTTGTGTCTATTTGTTAATGAAGGATTTGTAGACACAATTCTTTTAGGTTTGTGATGTAAAAATGATAGTTTTATTGTAACCAGAATtgtgtcattatttttaaatttaatacatatgtaattaacggggttattattcaatattttcataaattagATGTACATTTCAGGCATCTCTGCTTTTCATTAAAACCTTAAACCATTAAAACTGAGTGAAATCATTCACTTCAAAGTGTTGTTGCTATTATGAATATCTTCAATTAAAATATGagcatttaaatatgtatatattgaatattcatatggctctgtgtgtgtgtgtgtgtgtgtgttccataaaagttaagactcccAAAGAGGGAGTCTTAATCttttctgtaaaataattttacattttgtgttaTAACAACTACTAAATTAGCAAATGCTTCTATTTCTTTCCTATTATAACACACTGGCTGATGCATCTTCATCCTGCACATGTTAAACAtatgttacaatttaaagtaaatgcCGAAAATAAATGCACACTGTTCTTAAGTGACCATCTTACCCTATTATTTAaagtagggtaaacgtacctattaagctcaccaaaatctacattgagacatttttcgtgcacaagatattggtttcagtacaaaatgttatgttaaaataaaatattaacctctcacacaaaaatatttttgaccttggatgacaaaaccatggatgtcttaagtgtcagtttttcgAGATagacatcatctgaaagcttgtatttttgtatttttgcaatgtatttttggctattgctacaaatataccccagcgacttaagactggttttgtggtccagggtcacatttaattttattttaaatgacaaaagcatttcaattaagataattaaattaaattcaaaaagtctggctgtgcttatgggtacatttttgtaccctttaagcacaacCATGTttccattaagctcacatcatgttttattacaaattcttgtttattttaaggaaatttttaaagaataattgtaaaaataaatttttttgaaggtacaaagtcaatcacaaaaaaaacagaacactaaaatcaagcaacaaggcattcaagtcgatcagttatattttaagtgttataaGTGTCATCTAAGCGCATTGCAACATCTACACTAGTCCACGTTCAGGTAagtaacattcaaaaatcaaataaaacaaaccaataaaacatttcattcatggggatgaacacagaaactagcctcattatgaaacctttttaaatgaatgtcaacttatctatagtctcttaaggctggaatacactgcactatttttgccccgattttccacagatttagagtctggagaagttgatgctatttgtcaaagatcagagccagtctgcagatttcaGTCGACACAATCCATAAAAAATCGATTAACtcaacttaaagtgacaaccatcagttaatatttaaattctgtttatgaagtatttacatagacgttcaatgtggaagagcttaaagagagcacactgagcttaattggagcagcaacaatttttaatacatttcatgtaatatttattaaaatgacaggattttgctaaataaatagtctaggtcatgtattaagtacatacatattttaatatgaacaactattattaacaatatctgaAATTATAcgttttcttattgatgtcacactgaagctgtgtgattttcatagtcgtgcaccctttaagctcaccttaaaataatatgaaatctttaaaaattacagcactgtaaaacgacagaccagcaataaactgtcaatttataatattatggatataAAAAGTAcaagcaagaaatgtctgtgaAATAATATGTTAGCGTAACACAccatcttatacagctagtcagctaactgtgttctgtagcatctgtgctgttttgctaaaactatcttttggatctaatgtaattatttcccacatccaagttccaggttataatatgcaaaagtctgaacattaatctcttaattttacaataaagtagtgaaacttacccaaaataaaggcttaaacatctacaaaacacacatttaaggggctcctcttttggtgaaagtttttagacagctttcaaaatggccgccagaccgtgtgaacacatggagactcatatctcattgtgcaatgatctgattgactttaaattacaggaggtatatagtaacaaacacatcaattggttaaggcatcaagtaggataataaatgatttttttctttttataatccgatctcaaaaatggaagtgtgcgtaatgggtacgtttaccctataaCAGCATTTTTAGATATTCTAATACAGTGGTTCTGAAATCATATTACATTGGAATCAAATTATGCCCCCCAAAAGTACCAAAACTCTTCATCgaaatctaaaaatattaacataatattaaataacattaatgaTCAAATAATTAGCAATCAATTTTGTAAATGACTACATAATATTACTATGTATTATTAATCATGGTTATCTAATTTActcagtttatatttatatttttgcactTGCTATAATCCACTTTTTACAATATATCACTACATTAATGTACTACATGAACATTCTCATCAATTAATGacaattaatgtacattttgtaCTTTTCTTCTTGTACATGTTCATCTGAATAGTTATTGTGTTTAAGTCTATTGTATACTGTCCGGTACTTCCCAGATTTTTCTTATCTCTGTTACTATACCATCTGTTTTTTGTACTATcacatctctttctctctcttttttttctttctaatatACTTTATAAACAATTTCACAGTCTATGGAGTGGACCTGACGTACATTTCAGTGCTGGTTATATATTCTCTATATAACTGTATATGAATCTACTATAACTTCACATCATTTAAATGCACAGCAGTTCACAGCATGACATGTAGTGACATCCTGGTTCTCACCTGAAGAGTTTTCAGTAAAAACAGTCAGAGTATGTCCACCGACCGTCTGCAGAGTGAATGGATGCTCTCTAGGGGCTCGCACCACAGAGGATTTCTCCCCAATGGTGTCTATGGTGGTCAGCTCTTCATTGAGTGTGAAAGACACCTGTCAATCAATCAGAAAAACACTGAGTCTACCTAAAGACACAAGTctcaaatataaaacactgaATGTATAAAGACATATTAGTTACCTCTGCTTTGCCTTGATTCCTGCACAGACAAGAACaactgtataaatattactgtttcaaATGAACGTTGTGCTTGTAGTATTCCATAACATGCAGATGGTTGTTATTTTCGCTACGTACTTGCTTATTCGGAGCTTTCCAACTTCTCCTCTCCCTGTTGCTTTGGCCCATTGCTGTGACAAATACTTCGGGACCTTTAGGAAGTTTATACAAATATAGCTTTAAAACAATGCCCATATTTAACatagttttaataattacaCGGCAAAACATATAAACCACACTGCCATGAGAGGTAGCGTTATCTGTATATGCTAAAGCCATGTCCAAAAACTGGCTGCAGTAGCAGATCATCACCGAGCTATTTAAAGCACTTACTTTGACCAGCCATACACCCGTATTCTGTTTTGCGCCGGTTAAATCCACCTCTCCTTTGTCTGACATATTTGTTAAgagtttaaatatgtatattctAGTTATTTCATGTGGATTTAATGCACCGCTTCCACGCTACACGCTCGCTAGCTAGCACAACATCAACAACAGAGCAGGTTATACGGCTAGACTgctaggacaaaaaaaaaagaaaagcgcGTTGGTTAATACAGATGCTACATAGTGACAAAATCCACGAATTTGGAAAACagttaacaaaaacataaaaaacaaacaaacaagaacttTCTATTTGTTAGCTCAATCGTTAATAGTTTAGTTAACGGGGATATTTTTTACGTcgctttgtcattttatttagtcAGAAAAACAAGCAACACTACTCGATTTGTTTGAAAGTGAACATGTTTTTGAGAATACAATAGAATAGAATACCTTACGAAAATTAAACATGGTTttactactaaaaaaaaaaaaaagttaaaccatggtaaccacaaatgtACCATGCGTTGGCTACACTAACCATaatttaaccatggtatttataGTAAATCTCTCAAATGGCAGTCAATACGccaaaaaaactaacaaaatactacacttttactgttataaaaccatggttaattttcgtaagggatacaatagaatagaataggtatttatttacagaaacaATCACACTTTACATTTATGATCGCATAAAAACATCCAAGAAACAATTCAGCTGAGCCTTAAAGCCTCAAACTTACATGGTTAAAATTATATcgcaaaaaaattataaaatttatttttacatggggcaacaaaaaataatattaggACATGGTTGTTTGCATTGTAACATCACTATGAATGTCGATTCGCATTAATATAGTAATAGTGTACTGTACAGGAAAGATGTAATAGATTTAAATGGTAAATTTGCCAACTGCATGaatcaaaatacagcaaaaaaactagtgatataaatattttagaatttaaattGAATCTTTAGTTCATTAAGGTAATAATAATTTGGGATTAAGTGTTATGACACAACAAAAGGTTTTCAAGGTTCTAAAACAGTCTTAATTTTCATTAAGCAAAATACaaattctttcttttatttttagggTGAAGTACATGTGACCTGAACTTAGAATATTCTATGAGGAAAGCATTCTGGTGAACAAtacatgacaaaaacataaaactgacagaattcAGGGGAATTCACTGGATATAAACAATAATACTTAAGTATTCATTACCTATTAATAAAACGACAGCCTAAGAACTTATAGAAGtcacaaaattacaaaatgtttaatgcattatCTATTACTATtagacattgttaaaaaaaaaaaaaaggcaaattcTGGAGGAACAGTCAGTCCTCCTAATTTTCCATATAACTGTCAACAAAAGCtcaatgttttataaaaaaaatactcctTGACAACAAGAGATAGATTTGTTAAATGTCCCTCATAGGAACATGCGGTCTTTGCTGTGTGAAAAGCGGGTGTTCAGCTCTTGTGACTTCTTGATCAAAGCTTTTTTCTGAGCCTCATCAAACCGATTGACTTGGAGGTCCGTGTCTCTGTCGAAAGGTATTCTTTCCACAGGCTTGTCAGCATCCTCCTCagcttttcttttcatctttttaGTGTGCATACTGATGAGAGATTCACCACGCTTGGACTCCTAAAAAGAGATGGACATTCTGAGActgaaattcatatttttatactcGGGCAGTCACAGCTTCATAAAGCAAACTAAAGGTGTGGTCCGTCAGAGCGAGCTACTCCAAAATAAAtcgttttactttatttttgatcaaataattataatagtaaaaaaacactaactaaaagtatttcaaactttttaccGGTAATATGTATATTATTGCCATATTGTAGAATATGTGTAGAAAAACAGCTGGATTTAACTGAACttacattatattttgaaactttttcagCCGTCTCAAGCTCTTTCTGAGACAGACGAGGTCCATCATCCTTGGCAACTTCACCTTTTTCCTTAGCCTCTTGTCGTTCCTAGAAAAGACAAACAAGAAGGGAATTTCCAAACAATCCCTGAAATCCCTCTTTTCCAAAACCCggtgtaaaaaaaagaagattgtATTAACTGCAGAATCACATATGAGACCACTGGAAAATCTATGATGACTCTCCACAACAATCCCCACCTCTCACATCTGAACTCAATTACATTTACTGCTAACTCACCCTAACTTTTCGCTCACGGTCAGCGGGAGTGTCAGTCCAAATTGAGCGGTCTTTGTTCTCAGGGCCTGATCTTTTCTTAAAGGTCCGTGCTTCCAGGCCCACATGCTGCAACTCAGGAGGCAGCTCTGTCATCCAGCTCTCTCTGGAG
The genomic region above belongs to Onychostoma macrolepis isolate SWU-2019 chromosome 01, ASM1243209v1, whole genome shotgun sequence and contains:
- the gtf2f2a gene encoding general transcription factor IIF subunit 2 isoform X2; this encodes MSDKGEVDLTGAKQNTGVWLVKVPKYLSQQWAKATGRGEVGKLRISKNQGKAEVSFTLNEELTTIDTIGEKSSVVRAPREHPFTLQTVGGHTLTVFTENSSDKIALEGVVVQRAECRPAVSENYMKLKKLQIEELSKPLRFSQQLDKAVTTNYKPVANHSYNLDYEKRKKEEGKRARADKQQVLDMLFSAFEKHQFYNIKDLVDITKQPVIYLKEILRDIGIYNVKGTHKNTWELKPEYRHYQHEEKSD
- the gtf2f2a gene encoding general transcription factor IIF subunit 2 isoform X1, whose product is MSDKGEVDLTGAKQNTGVWLVKVPKYLSQQWAKATGRGEVGKLRISKNQGKAEVSFTLNEELTTIDTIGEKSSVVRAPREHPFTLQTVGGHTLTVFTENSSGQSDAEAGGSGTGTGPDKIALEGVVVQRAECRPAVSENYMKLKKLQIEELSKPLRFSQQLDKAVTTNYKPVANHSYNLDYEKRKKEEGKRARADKQQVLDMLFSAFEKHQFYNIKDLVDITKQPVIYLKEILRDIGIYNVKGTHKNTWELKPEYRHYQHEEKSD